In Neptuniibacter halophilus, the genomic stretch GGTACTGCAGGTAGCACAGACGCTGGCGGATTTAAGGGGAGTGACGCTGCAGGAAGTTGCCGCGCAAACCACGGCAACCACGCGTCAGTTATTAGGCCTGGATCAGAAGGAGTGATCGATCATGCCGTGTCCGTTCTGGATCTTCTGCAGGGTTCTCCAGACCAGATCGGTTTTGTCGTTTTTCGGAACTCTGAAATAACGGCCCTCGTCACCTACCGGCGTTGACTGATAGCTGCCATCCATCGGTTTGATCACCATGCGGATCAGACTGGCCGGGTAATTTGGCCCTTTTACAGGCTGGCCGTAACTTTCTTCGAGCGGCTGCAACTGGGCGCGGGATGAAACAATTTTGGTCATGTCGCTGCAGACCCGGCTGTTACCGTTACAGTAGAAGCGGTTCTGGATGTCGATCAGATAAAAACTGGTGTCGACAGGTTCACCTTTGCCCGGAGTGATAGAGTCCAGACTCATACAGCCGCTCAGGCCCAGAAAAGCAATCAAAAGTGTAACGCTGCGCATGCATCTTTCCTTGTTTAGCAGAGGTCTTCAAAAGGATTGTTCAGTTCAAGACTGATCGGGTTAGCATAGCCCGGCAGTTCAATCTGCTGATCGGTAATGGTCAGCTCTTCACCCAGCAGTACATTGTTGTCATAGAGATAGATGGGCTTGGCTTCGCCACGCAGTGCGGCCTGATCGTAGGCGGCGGCCACCTGACGGGTCTGCTCCAGTTTGTCCTGATAGGCGTTAAGCTGTTCACGGCTGTAGCGCTTGCTGAGCATGGTTTTGACGACGTGCGGCGCCAGTACCGGTGCGGAGGCATTGTTACCGCCAAAGCCTTTCGAGTTAAGCAGAACGGCGTCCATCCCCTCAGCACCCACTTCGATATGCTGGTTACTGAGATGGAGGTTACTCTGGTGAACGTCGTCAGCAAACTCCGGTGTGGTGACAATGCCGGGAATATAGCCATATTTCCAGGTGCCCAGAGAGGTGCTTAGCTGGTCACCGCCAGCGGTGCCTTGCGAGTGGCCAAGGTAGCACTTCACCGCTGCAACCGGCCAGTTACCAATGTTAAATGCTTTGGCGGTTTCGTTGATGACATGGGATTCAGTCACCCGGTTCTGTGGGGTGCTGGTTCCGTGGGCCTGAACAAAACTGCGCTGCTGCAGCGCTGTTTCGCCGAGCATCTTGCGTACCAGTGCCGCAGACTTGGCCAGGGTAATGTAGTTGCCAATACCCGGTGCGGAGATCGATTTTTTGTGGCCGTCGGCGTTCACGAATACCTCAGGTACTGCGCCGTAGATTTCAGCGCCCAGCTCGATCGCCAGGTCATCGCTCATCAACAGCACAAACTGGCTGCTCTCACCGATGGTGAAACCACAGTTGTTGCCGAACGGACGGCAGGCTTTACGGTAGCTGTCGGCGGTCAGTTCAGTCAGGTTATCGAGTGCTTTAAGATCTTTGTCTTCGGCCAGCGCGCCCATGGCGCGGAAGCCTTCAATGACTTCCGGTGTGACCGGTGCATCGCTGCCGCCCACCAAAACCACTTTGCGACGTCCGCTGCGAATATCATTGACCCCGCTGCGAAGGTTGTAAAGGAATGTGGCGCAGGCGCCCAGTGCACCGCCGGTAGTGCCCACGTTGCCCAGAATGTAGGCGTTAACAAAATCCGCGGGCATCTGGGCATAACCCAGAGGCATCTGTTTGGAGGTGGTGCGTTTGCCCAGTGCCGGAAACTTAGTCAGACCACCAAAGCCGAAGTCATCCAGTTGGCCGATAGAGTTGCTGGCGTAAACGGCAATCTGATCCGGAGCCACGCGGCTGGCGATCGTCTCAAACGGGATGCCGCTTGAAGAGAGTGCATCGGATGCGGCGAATACGGTCATCTGCAGGTTGCGCGGATGATTGCGCGACTGATACAACTTGCCCGGCTGAAACCCGCTGGGAAGCTGGCCGGCAGATTGTACGGGTGCGCTCTTGCTGTCAGGCAGGATCGCTTCCAGCAGGCCATTCACCTCTATATCGAACTGTCCCGGAGCGGTCTCTGTGACCTGCCAGTTGGTCGGAATGTTTTGTGGCATCTGCCGTTTACGCAGACGGAAGCGCAGCCCCTCTTCACCGCAGTTGAGGCTGGCCGGGCGGTTAAACATCACCTGTTCAACGTCAAAGCAGCTTTTTTCGATGCGACGAATCAGGGTGCTTTCCAGTAGCTGAGTCTGCAGGGTCTGAACCAGCTCCTGAGCGTCGCAGGGCGCGCCGTTCTGGTTGATGTATTTACCATCGGCGGTGGTGGTCAGGCCAGTGAGAATCGCCAGATCGGTCAGCGTTTCTGTCCGCGATTGTGGGTCCAGTTTGTCAATGATCAGGCGTCGGTAAGCATGATGAAAGGAGGCTCGCCCGGCGGGGTTTATACCACCAAAACCGACAATGACAGGTAGCTGGGACAATGGATTCTCCTCAGAGGTACAGACAGCAACAGAACTTCGGCACGGTCCTAGCCTCAGCAGTGGAGCCGGTTTGTGCCAGTTTATAATCGGATTATTTTATCGGTGTTTACCTGTACTGACTAGGTATCCGGTGAATAAAGTCTATAATTTTTCGGCGGCGAGTCGTGTTCGCGAGAGGGGCCTTGGGGGCCCTGGAGAGAGAACTTTTTCGCCGCTTGATAGTCAGTGAGCGTTCAGTGTTACTATTGCTTAATTCAGGGAACTGTTGAGTCTTAGGAGTAGAAAATGAAAAAACTGGTTGCCGTCGCTGTTGCAGGGGTATTGCTGGCCGGGTGTCAGACGCTGGATCCTTACACCGGTGAACAGAAGGTCGGAAATACTACCAAGGGCGCAGGTATCGGCGCAGTTGCAGGGGCCGTTCTCGGCGCTGCTGTTTCAAGTAAAGATGACCGCAAAAAAGGTGCCCTGACCGGCGCGCTGGTCGGTGGTGCTGTTGGTGGCGGTATCGGCTACTACATGGATCAGCAGGAAGCGCTGTTGCGTCAGGAGCTGGAAGGCACCGGCGTCCGGGTGCAGCGTATCGGGGATTCAATCCGTCTGATAATGCCGGGCAATATTACCTTTGCGACCGACTCTGACCGGATCGCGGGTAACTTCTATCCGGTACTGGATTCAGTGACTAAGGTGTTGCTGAAGTTTGATCAGACTGAGCTGAATGTGGATGGTTTCACCGACAGCAGCGGTTCGTTTGAATATAACCAGCAGTTGTCTGAGCGCCGAGCTGCCAGTGTGGCGGATTATCTGGCCAGCAGCGGCATTTCCCGACTGCGGATCAATGCCCGGGGTTACGGTGAGCGCTATCCGGTGGCGGATAACGGTTCAGCCGCAGGCCGCTCCCAGAATCGTCGGGTAGAGATCAATATCAGTGGTACCCGCCGCTGATCGATCTGCAAACAGGTAAAAGAAAGCCCGGTTCGACTGGTTCGGACCGGGCTTTTTAATGCGTAAATGAGTGCCGTCCGTTACCGGGCGATTGCCAGATCACCGGGCCGGATGTTGTAGCTCTCGGTCGTGCCGCTGATCTTGCCTGATGCTGTGCTGACCTGCACATCATCGATCACCAGCGTCTGGCGGGTGTTATCCAGTGAGGAGTTGGCTTTCATGTCCGGGGCATAAAAGGTGGATTTGCGGTATATGGTGAGTTTGTCACCCCGTTTCAGGCCCTGTTGGCTGCCGGCATTGATCCATATATCACGATCCTGCGTGCGAATAATACGCGCGGTGAAGGGTTCGCAACGTAATGCCTGGTTCAGGTCGTCGGCCATCTGTTTCTGCAGAGCGCTAACTTTCTGACCGTAATCCTGTTTCATAAATCCCGGGGTGGCAAAACCGGTTTTGATGGTCGGGTCGAGGCTCCAGAGTCCTGCTGTCTGATAGCGGTTCTGCCAGATCAGGTGGCCGGAAAAACCATCGTGTATGTAAAGATCCAGAGTGAAATTGCGCAGATGCTTGCGGCTTTTGTAATCAAGCCGGTTGTAGAGGTCGATAAAGAAATTGTTCTCCGCATGGGTGCGCGGGTCGACCATGGTGATGTCGCGGATGACACCGGAAACAATATAGTTTACTTCCATCTGCCCGGCTTCACTGAACAGGTTGCTGAGGGAGCCATCGTCCAGTTGGGTCACCGGTGCCAGTTGGGGATTGGGGTGGATGCTGATGCGACCGGCGTTCAGGGCGCTGACCGGACTGCCTGAATTGAGTTGCTGAGCGAGTTGCGCCGGCAGTTCGCTGCTGATGTTGTAGAGGCCGCCCAGATTGCTCTGTTGCAGATGCTGTAACGGAAAAGCGGTCATGGCGACCGATTTTCTGTAGCTGTTGCTGACGCCGTTGCTGCAGCCTTCGTCAATCAGCACATCCGCTTTGATATGCACAAACAGGGTCTGACCTACCACCTTTTCATCAATAATCTTGATATTGCTGACCTGACCCAGCGTGCTGATCTGCATGTTGTCGATTTCGAGAATGCCATCCCTGACGACCTGACTGCTGGAGACATAAACCGCAGCCTGCATGGAGGCTTGCTGGCTGGCATCACGGATGGCGGCCTGTCGTGCGGCACTGATGTCGCCGTTACTGATGATCGCCTGACCCTGTGCCTCAACCATGACGGCTGCGGCCAGTTGCGAGAAGATGAAAAGGTAAACGAAGAGGAAAAGCCTGGACGCCAGATTAAACATATCTCTCCAATGACCGATTAAAGATAAAAACAGTAGGCAAATCACCGGATCCTGTAAATGCCGGTTCCGGGTGGTTTTGGTTTGGCTACCTTTATGAATATGGTAGATTGTGGTGCGTAACCCTCGAGTTTGGAAGATCAGGATGAAAAAAATTTTACTGCTGCTGTCGGGCTGCCTGCTGGGTGGATGCCTGCAGCAGACTCAATCGGCCGATTCGCCGCCTGAGCGAGTCCATATTGAGAGTATGAGTCCTGAAGTGGTTGCTGAGTTGAATAAGCTCGAGAAAGCACATATCGCCGAGCGCGAAGCATTACTGGAGAAAGAGCAGGCGATGCTGCAGCGTCAGGTGGTTCAGGTGGAAATCGTTCCGAATGGCCTTGATCCCCTGAGTGAAGCGGTGGCGCAGATGGCAGTGCAGATGAACGCCGGCTTGCAGCAGAATCGGGTAAAGCGTTTCCCGGTGGCCGTGGTACCTTTCACCAATCTGCACAATGATCGCAGAGTGGGCCGGTTTGGTGAGCGGATGGAGCAGGCGTTTATCTATCAGCTACAGCAGCACGGTTACAATATGATTGATTACCGCGCGGCGGGGCTGACGACTTCAACCAAACAGCCCTTATCGAAACAGAATATGTCGGCGTTGCGCACCCGCTATAAAATCTATTTTCTGGTCACCGGGACCTATGCTCAGCACTCAGATGGTCTTGTCATCAATGCGCGGGTAATTGATACCACCACGCGACAGGTGCTGGCGACGGGGCAGTCGCATATCTCCAACGCCCGGCTTGAAGGGGGGATTCCCGGTTATAACCCACTTGAAGCGCTGAACAAGGGGATGATTGTTGAGAATCAGGGCGGGCCGGTAGGCAGGTAATTGTGATGTTAAAAATTAAGAAAAAAATACTCTTCACACTGGCGCCGATGCTGTTGCTGATCTCTTTGCTTCAGGGCTGTGAAACGGCGGTGCAGAACACAATTGATGTGGTTGAAGCGCTGCCGGATATTAATTTTCCGCCCCGGGTGGAGGAGCCAAGACAGCCAAATTGGGTGCGTGCCACCGGCTATGCGCCGATCAGCTTGCAGCCGGGCCAGACTGAGCAGCATAAAATGCTGATGGCGATGCGTGCTTCTAAGTTGCGGGCGTATCAGGAGCTGGCCGGGGTTGTGCATGGTCAGTATCTGTTTGGTACTACAACCGTGCAGGATATGGTGCTGCAGAGCGATCAGTTCAAAACCGCAGTGTCAGGTATTGTCCGCGGTGCGCGGGTGGTGAAAACCTTCCCGGTTCAGGAAGATACCTACGCCACTACGCTGGAGGTGGATCTGAATCAGGTGCAACGCGCCTGGATCAGTCAGTAAGGTAAATCGGGGTAGCTCAGCAGGGTGCGGCTACCCCTTAGCAGGTCTTACTTATTGCGGCTGGCTTCAAAAGCCGCCAGTTGCTCAGGTGTGGCTTCGGTCTGATACTTCTCTTTCCAGCTATCATAAGATTCGCCGTAAACGCGTTCGCGTGCGGCGTCGTAATCAACGCTGATGCCCTGTTTCTCTGCTTCCGCCATATACCACTTGCTCAGGCAGTTGCGGCAGAAACCTGCCAGATTCATCAGTTCGATATTCTGAACATCTTTGCGGCTGTCCAGATGCTCCAGTAAACGGCGGAAAACGCCCGCTTCAATTTCGTTCTGGGTCTGTTGGTCCATAGGTTCCTCGCTTAACAATGCGTTTCTGTTCAGTGTTCGTGCTGGATGTGTTCATCCAGCTGCTGACAGATCTCGTCCTGTAGTGTCTGACAGAGCTGCGGGTCGGAGACGGGCTGGCCCTGATCATCGGTAATAAAGAAAAAGTCTTCTACCCGTTCGCCAACACTGGCGATCCGTGCTTTACGGACGGACAGGTGATGTTCTGCAAAGATACCGCCGATTCTCGCCAGCAGGCCGGGGCGGTCGGGAGTGATAACTTCGATGACGGTCTGCTGCAGAATGGGGTCGTTGCTCAGATACACTTTGGTCGGCATGGCGAACAGCTTCATCTGGCGGGGTACCCGGCGCTGGATAATCTCCGGATAGTCATCCGGGTCGTCCAGTTCTTCAATCAGGCTCTGCTTGATATGCTGCAGGTGATCGGGGTTTTCCGACAGCGGGGTGTTGTCATCGGAGAGTACGGTGTAGGTATTGAGAACCTGGCCGCTGTCGGTAACGATAATGCGTGCGTCCTGAATGTTCAGGTGCAGTTGGTCCATTGCCGATACCGTGGCGGCAAACAGGTTTTTGATATCTTTGCTGTAGATGAAGATCTCGGTGGCACCCTCGAACATCCGGTGAGAGGTCTGGCGAATTAATACCAGAGGCTCATCCTGATTGGTGTGTTCCAGAATTGCCTGGGTATGTTCAACAATGCTCTGGGCGGTTTCGCGGAGGAAATAATCATCGCCGATGGTGGACCAGAGATTCTTGATCTCCGCTTCGTCGACGCCCTGACGGTGCAGTAATAAGAGGGCTTCGTTCTGGATCTGTTCTATCCGGTCCTCTTTATTGATGGGGTTCTCCAGACCGCGGCGCAGGGCGCGCTTGGTGTCGGTATAGAGCTTCCGCATCAGGGTTGCGCGCCAACTGTTCCAGAGCGAATGGTTAGTGGCATTGATGTCCGCGATAGTCAGCACGTAGAGGTAGTCCAGATGGACCACGTCGCGGACCTGTTGTGCGAAAGTGTGGATAACTTCCGGATCGGAGATATCTTTGCGCTGGGCTGTCATCGACATCAGCAGATGGTTGCGTACCAGCCAGGCGACCAGATGGCTGTCCCATTTGCCGAGGTGGTGGCCTTCACAGAACTCCATGACATCTTCCGCACCGAGTTCGGAGTGATCGCCGCCGCGTCCTTTGGCAATGTCGTGGAACAGCGCGGCAATATACAGCAGCTCAATTTTCGGTAGCTGGTTGACGATCCTGTGGGCGATCGGGAACTCCTCGCGGAAGTCGTTGTGCCTGAACTGGCGGCATTTCTGGATCACCTTCATCGTGTGCGCATCGACCGTGTAAATATGGAACAGGTCGTGCTGCATCTGGCCGATAATGCGACCAAACTGGGGCAGGTAGCGGCCGAGAATGCCGTAGCGTGTCATCCGCTTCAGCTCGGTGGATACCCGTTCCGGCGAGCGCAGCAGTTCCATAAACAGGCTGGTGTTGCGGATGTCAGAGCGAAACTCCTCATCCACTTTGTGCCGGTTGTCGCGGATCATCCGTATCGTGGAGGCGCGTACCCCTTTAATCTCCGGGTTCTGGGCGAGCAGAACAAACAGCTCCATCAGGGCGAAGGGGTGATGCTCAAATACGCTGTCGTAGGCGACTTCGAGATAATCGTTATGAATCTGGAAACGGTTGTTGAGTGGTGTGATCACCTGCTCTTCGTCAGCACGAAGAATGGCTTCGTCGAAGTGCTGCAGCAGCATGTCGTTGAACTCGGACATGGCCATGGCGATACGGTAGTACTTGCTCATGAACTGCTCGACCGCCAGTTTTCCGGCTTCATCTTCATAACCGAAAAAATCAGCCAGTGTGCGCTGATGATCAAACAGCAGGCGATCTTCGCGGCGGCCGCAGAGCATATGAAGTGCATAGCGTACCGACCAGAGGTAGAGCTCGCCTTTGTTCAGGGTTTCGAGCTCGGTTTCGGTGAGGAAGCCGTCTTCTACCAGATCGCGGATATAGGTCGAACCGAAATGACGTTTCGCAACCCAGCCGATGGTCTGCAGGTCGCGCAGGCCGCCGGGGGAGTTCTTCAGATTCGGCTCAAGGTTGTATTCAGTGTTGTTGGTCTTTTCGTGCCGGCCCTTCTGTTCTTTGAGTTTGGCAATGAAGAACTCTTTGTCGGTCCAGGCACCTTCAGAGGTAACCTTGTCGTACATCTGCTGATGCAGGTCTTCGTTACCCATCAGCGTGCGCGATTCGATCAGATTGGTCGCAATCGTGATGTCGTTCTGGGCTTCTTCGTAGCACTCGCTGAGGCTGCGGACGCTGGAGCCCAGATCCAGGTTGATATCCCAGAGCAGTGTCAGGAAGCCGCTGATGGAATCGTGATACTGTTCCGGGTCGACGCCGTCCTGAAGCAGAATCAGCAGGTCGATGTCCGAGTGCGGATGCAGCTCGCCGCGGCCGTAACCGCCGACAGCTATGAGCGAGACCTGCTGTTCCGGCCAGTCGAAGGTTGACCAGGCGGTTTGTAACAGGCGGTCGATCTCCCGGGCACGACCATAAACCAGTTTGCGGATATCTTCGCCATCGCGGAAGCGCTCGTCGAGGCTGCTGCGGATCTGTTTCAGTGCTTCTTTATAGACCGGGATCGGTGAAGCGGCTTCTGCCAATGCATTTTCGAAGGCGGAGAGATCGATGATCTCTTCCTGCTCCAACTGTTGATGCAGGGTGGTCGACATCTGAAGATTACCTGTTATCTGTCCAGCGGTTGCGGTTTAAGCCGGTTTGCCAATTCTGTCGATGCTTTCATCACTGCGCAGGGTGAGGATCTCGTAGCCATCGGCAGTCACCAGTACGGTGTGCTCCCACTGTGCAGAGAGGCGGCGGTCGGCGGTTTCTACGGTCCAGCCATCTTTCTTGGACAGCTTAACCTGACGTTTACCGGCATTAATCATCGGCTCGATGGTGAAGATCATGCCCTCTTCAAGGACTTCGCCGGTGTCCGGTCTGCCGTAATGCAGTACCTGAGGTTCTTCGTGGAACTCGGCGCCAATGCCGTGGCCGCAGTATTCGCGAACAACGGTGTAGTGATTTTGCTCTGCGTAGGTCTGAATCGCGTGGCCAATGTCGCCAAGGCGTGCGCCGGGCTTAACCAGTTTGATTCCACGGTACATGCATTCCAGAGTGATATCTACCAGACGGCGGGCATGGGATTGTTCTTTGCCGACAAAAAACATTTTGCTGGTGTCGCCGTGGTAACCATCCTTAATAACTGTAATGTCGATATTGATGATATCGCCATCTTTCAGTTTTTTGTCATTCGGGATGCCGTGACAAACAACCTGGTTGACCGAAGTGCAGATTGATTTCGGAAAACCGTGATAGTTGAGGGGAGCGGGAATGGCCTGCTGCTGGTCAACAATATAGTCGTGACAGATCTGGTTCAGTTCGTTAGTTGTGACGCCCGGTTTGACATAGGGTTCGATCATCTCCAGAACTTCAGCGGCCAGGCGGCCTGCCAGGCGCATTTTTTCGATCTCTTCAACTGTCTTGATTTTGATGCTCATAGTATACCGGTTGTCTTCTGAGTCCGTTGCCACGGATGGATAAAAGGGTGCAGCAGTGGATTGTAGCAATCATGGCTGGGAAGCGAAATAAACTTTATATTACCGGGTGGTTGTGGTATAAATCCGCGCTCGATTTGCGAGAGCAAAGAGATACAAATCACACACGTTCCGTCACAGCATTCAGGGTGCCTTCGGGTTGAGTGTTGGGGGTCGTGGAGGTCTAACCCAATTTTAGGAAAAAAACATGGCTAAAATTACTATGCGTGACCTGCTGAAAGCAGGTGTTCACTTCGGTCACCAGACCCGTTACTGGAATCCGAAAATGTCTAAATTCATTTTCGGTGCTCGTAACAAAATCCATATCATCAACCTTGAGCACACTCTGCCTGCACTGAACGGTGCGCTGGATAGCATCCAGAACATGGCAGCTAACAAGAACAAGGTTCTGTTCGTTGGCACTAAGCGTGCTGCCAGCAAGATCGTTAAAGAAGAAGCGGCTCGTGCAGGTATGCCTTACGTAAACCACCGCTGGTTGGGTGGTATGCTGACTAACTACAAAACTATTCGTCAGTCTATCCGTCGTCTGCGTGATCTGGAATCCCAGAGCCAGGACGGTACTTTCGAAAAGCTGACCAAGAAAGAAGCTCTGATGCGTCAGCGTGAAATGGAAAAACTGGAACGCTCTATCGGCGGTATCAAAGAGATGGGCGGTCTGCCTGATGCTCTGTTCGTAATCGATGTTGATCACGAGCGTATCGCTGTAAACGAAGCGAACAAGCTGGGCATCCCGGTTATCGGTGTGGTTGATACTAACAGCAACCCGGACGGTGTTGATGTAGTTATCCCTGGTAACGACGATGCGCTGCGCGCAATCCAGATCTACGTTAAGTCTGCTGCTGATGCTTGCCTGGAAGGTTCTGAAGCAACTGCTGGCGACAAAAACGAATTCGTAGAAGTTGAAGAAAACCAGGCTGCGGCTGAGTAATCTAACTGTCAGAACAGTTGATTATTCTCTTTGACTTTTTGAGGGGGCCTGGCCCCCTTTTTTGGATTTTTTGATTAACCCGCGATGATTAATAGGGGTATTCGATATGGCGAACATTTCCGCTGCAATGGTTAAGGATCTGCGCGACCGCACTGGTCTGGGCATGATGGAGTGTAAAAAAGCACTGAAAGAAGCTGATGGCGACATCGAGAAAGCGATCGAAGAGCTGCGTAAAGCTTCCGGAATGAAGGCTGCTAAAAAAGCAGGCCGTACTGCAGCAGAAGGTGTTGTGGTTGTTAAAGTTGCTGACGATAACAGCTACGCTGTAGCAGTAGAAGTTAACTCTGAGACTGACTTCGCTGCACGTGATGAAAACTTCCTGGCGTTCTCCGCGACTGTGCTGGAAAAAGCGTTTGCTGAAAAAGCAACTGACGTTGAAGCGCTGATGGCTGGTGAGCTGACCGAAGCACGTGATGCGCTGGTTCAGAAAATCGGTGAGAACATCGGTGTACGCCGTCTGTTCCTGGTTGAAGGTGGCGTTGTTGGCGCTTACGTTCACAGCAACAGCAAAATTGCAGCAATCGTTCAGCTGGAAGGTGGTAACGAAGAAACTGCAAAAGATATCGCTATGCACGTTACTGCGGTTAACCCACAGGTTGTCAGCAAAGAAGATATGCCTGAAGAAGTGGTTGCCAAAGAGAAAGAGATCATCATGGCGCAGCCAGACATGGCTAGCAAGCCTGCAGAGATCGCTGAAAAAATGGTTGTTGGTCGTATCAACAAGTTCCTGGCTGAGAACAGCCTGGTAGAGCAGGCGTTCGTTAAAAATCCTGAGCTGAAAGTAGGTCAGGTAGCAAAAGATGCTGGCGCAACTGTAACTGCGTTCACCCGTATCGAAGTGGGTGAAGGTGTTGAGGTTGAAGAAGTGGATTTTGCTGCAGAAGTTGCTGCTCAGCTGAAAGGCTAACTTGCTGTAAAACCTCCCGGTTGCGCATGTTCTGCATGCGCAACCCACTCTTTTCCTGCTACACTCTCCTGATCTCAAACTCTGCGGAGATATACGGATGCCGTCTACCGAAAAACAATCCAAATACAAACGTATACTGCTCAAATTAAGTGGTGAAGCCCTGATGGGTGATGAGAGCTTTGGTATCGATTCCAATGTGCTGAATCGTATGGCTCTCGAGATTGGTCAACTGGTGGGCATAGGCGTCCAGGTCGGTATGGTTATTGGTGGTGGTAACCTGTTCCGTGGTGCTGCATTGAATGCGGCGGGCCTCGACCGGGTAACCGGTGACCATATGGGAATGCTGGCTACGGTAATGAATGCGTTGGCCATGCGTGATGCGCTGGAACGCAGCAATATCAATACCCGCGTTATGTCGGCGATTCCGATGAGCGGTGTGGTAGACCATTATGACCGTCGAAATGCTATGCGTTACCTGAATCAGGGCGACGTAGTGATTTTTGCGGCGGGAACGGGTAACCCGTTCTTTACAACAGATTCCGCTGCCTGCCTGCGTGGTATTGAGGTTGAGGCGGATGTGGTGCTGAAAGCGACCAAAGTTGACGGCGTATATACCGCAGATCCGGTGAAGGATCCGACGGCCCGTCGCTACCGCCACCTGAGTTATGATGAAGTGCTGGAGCAACAGCTGGGTGTCATGGATCTGACTGCAATCTGTCTGACCCGTGATCATTCGATGCCGGTACGTGTTTTTAATATGAATAAGCCGGGTGCCCTGGCGAACCTCGTGGTAGGTTCGGATGAGGGAACCCTGATTGATTGCAGTGAGACGGTTGGAGAAAAATATGCTGAATGAAATCACTCAGGATGCTACCGAACGTATGCAGAAGAGCGTTGAAGCGCTGGTAAATAATTTCAAGAAAATCCGTACCGGACGTGCTCATCCGAGCATTCTGGAAGGGATTCAGGTTTCCTACTACGGTTCCGATGTGCCGTTGAGTCAGGTGGCTAATATCTCAGTGGAAGATGGGCGTACCCTGTCTATCGTGCCTTGGGAAAAGCCGATGGTTCCGGTCATTGAGAAGGCGATTATGACCTCTGATCTGGGTCTGAACCCGGCTACTGCGGGTGAGAATATTCGTGTGCCAATGCCGCCGCTGACCGAAGAAACCCGTAAAGGTTATATCAAGCAGGCGCGTCAGGAAGCTGAAGGGGCGCGTGTGGCAATCCGTAACATCCGTCGTGACGCGAATGGCGATCTGAAAGATCTGCTTAAAGAAAAAGAGATCACTGAAGATGATCAGCGTCGTGGTGAAGATCAGATTCAGAAAATCACAGATAAGCACGTTGCAGAGGTAGATGGCCTGCTGGAACAGAAAGAAAAAGATCTGATGGAAATTTGATCAAGCGGCGGCTCCGTAAGGGGCCGCTGAATTTTGCCGATGGCCTCTGAAAATAATTCCTCTGTACCCCTAAGTAAGCCTCCACGCCATATTGCCATTATCATGGATGGCAATAACCGATGGGCCAAAGCGCGCAATCTTCCCAGTCTGGCGGGTCACAAAGCGGGGGTGGACTGCGTCCGGTCTGTGATCGAAGGCTGCATCGAGATGGGTGTAGAAGCGCTGACGCTTTTCGCATTCAGTTCAGAAAACTGGAAGCGCCCGCCACTTGAAGTAAAAGGCCTGATGGAGTTGTTTAAGCTGGCGCTCGATCGCGAAGCGAAGAAGCTGCTTAAGAACAACATCCGCCTGCGGGTGATCGGTGACAAAACGGCGTTCAGTGAGTCGTTACAGAAAAAAATTATCAAGGCGGAAGAGCTGACCCGGGCGTGTGACGGTCTGCAGCTTAATATTGCCGCTAACTACGGTGGTCGCTGGGATATTGTCAACGCTGCCCGGCAGTTAGCTGAGCGTTGTGTTCAAGGCGAATTGCAACCGGCTGAATTGACCGAAGCGCTATTCTCGCAGGAGATCTCGCTCGGTGATCTGCCTGAACCTGATCTCTGTATACGTACAGGTGGGGAGCAAAGAATCAGTAATTTTCTGATCTG encodes the following:
- the pyrH gene encoding UMP kinase, with protein sequence MPSTEKQSKYKRILLKLSGEALMGDESFGIDSNVLNRMALEIGQLVGIGVQVGMVIGGGNLFRGAALNAAGLDRVTGDHMGMLATVMNALAMRDALERSNINTRVMSAIPMSGVVDHYDRRNAMRYLNQGDVVIFAAGTGNPFFTTDSAACLRGIEVEADVVLKATKVDGVYTADPVKDPTARRYRHLSYDEVLEQQLGVMDLTAICLTRDHSMPVRVFNMNKPGALANLVVGSDEGTLIDCSETVGEKYAE
- the rpsB gene encoding 30S ribosomal protein S2, which codes for MAKITMRDLLKAGVHFGHQTRYWNPKMSKFIFGARNKIHIINLEHTLPALNGALDSIQNMAANKNKVLFVGTKRAASKIVKEEAARAGMPYVNHRWLGGMLTNYKTIRQSIRRLRDLESQSQDGTFEKLTKKEALMRQREMEKLERSIGGIKEMGGLPDALFVIDVDHERIAVNEANKLGIPVIGVVDTNSNPDGVDVVIPGNDDALRAIQIYVKSAADACLEGSEATAGDKNEFVEVEENQAAAE
- the tsf gene encoding translation elongation factor Ts — its product is MANISAAMVKDLRDRTGLGMMECKKALKEADGDIEKAIEELRKASGMKAAKKAGRTAAEGVVVVKVADDNSYAVAVEVNSETDFAARDENFLAFSATVLEKAFAEKATDVEALMAGELTEARDALVQKIGENIGVRRLFLVEGGVVGAYVHSNSKIAAIVQLEGGNEETAKDIAMHVTAVNPQVVSKEDMPEEVVAKEKEIIMAQPDMASKPAEIAEKMVVGRINKFLAENSLVEQAFVKNPELKVGQVAKDAGATVTAFTRIEVGEGVEVEEVDFAAEVAAQLKG
- the map gene encoding type I methionyl aminopeptidase, with protein sequence MSIKIKTVEEIEKMRLAGRLAAEVLEMIEPYVKPGVTTNELNQICHDYIVDQQQAIPAPLNYHGFPKSICTSVNQVVCHGIPNDKKLKDGDIINIDITVIKDGYHGDTSKMFFVGKEQSHARRLVDITLECMYRGIKLVKPGARLGDIGHAIQTYAEQNHYTVVREYCGHGIGAEFHEEPQVLHYGRPDTGEVLEEGMIFTIEPMINAGKRQVKLSKKDGWTVETADRRLSAQWEHTVLVTADGYEILTLRSDESIDRIGKPA
- a CDS encoding [protein-PII] uridylyltransferase, which translates into the protein MSTTLHQQLEQEEIIDLSAFENALAEAASPIPVYKEALKQIRSSLDERFRDGEDIRKLVYGRAREIDRLLQTAWSTFDWPEQQVSLIAVGGYGRGELHPHSDIDLLILLQDGVDPEQYHDSISGFLTLLWDINLDLGSSVRSLSECYEEAQNDITIATNLIESRTLMGNEDLHQQMYDKVTSEGAWTDKEFFIAKLKEQKGRHEKTNNTEYNLEPNLKNSPGGLRDLQTIGWVAKRHFGSTYIRDLVEDGFLTETELETLNKGELYLWSVRYALHMLCGRREDRLLFDHQRTLADFFGYEDEAGKLAVEQFMSKYYRIAMAMSEFNDMLLQHFDEAILRADEEQVITPLNNRFQIHNDYLEVAYDSVFEHHPFALMELFVLLAQNPEIKGVRASTIRMIRDNRHKVDEEFRSDIRNTSLFMELLRSPERVSTELKRMTRYGILGRYLPQFGRIIGQMQHDLFHIYTVDAHTMKVIQKCRQFRHNDFREEFPIAHRIVNQLPKIELLYIAALFHDIAKGRGGDHSELGAEDVMEFCEGHHLGKWDSHLVAWLVRNHLLMSMTAQRKDISDPEVIHTFAQQVRDVVHLDYLYVLTIADINATNHSLWNSWRATLMRKLYTDTKRALRRGLENPINKEDRIEQIQNEALLLLHRQGVDEAEIKNLWSTIGDDYFLRETAQSIVEHTQAILEHTNQDEPLVLIRQTSHRMFEGATEIFIYSKDIKNLFAATVSAMDQLHLNIQDARIIVTDSGQVLNTYTVLSDDNTPLSENPDHLQHIKQSLIEELDDPDDYPEIIQRRVPRQMKLFAMPTKVYLSNDPILQQTVIEVITPDRPGLLARIGGIFAEHHLSVRKARIASVGERVEDFFFITDDQGQPVSDPQLCQTLQDEICQQLDEHIQHEH